A stretch of Flexivirga aerilata DNA encodes these proteins:
- the selD gene encoding selenide, water dikinase SelD — MTETTRLTGYAHGGGCACKIPPGELEDAVRGLTGQAAPGVLVGLDDGDDAAAVLVRDDLAILSTADFFTPVVDDAFDWGRIAAANALSDVYAMGGRPVVAINLVGWPRGVLPMELMTEVLRGGLTVAGEAGCPVIGGHTIDDPEPKYGMAVTGIADPNRLLRNDSAEAGLPITLTKPIGVGLLNNRHKQTGEVSEAVIATMTALNREASEAALAAGATAATDVTGFGLLGHLHKLLRASGVSAVLERSAIPTVEGAREALRDGYVSGGTRRNLDWVRPHLTPAADVTEDDLLLLADAQTSGGLLVVGEVPGYPVIGRTVAGSGIEIV, encoded by the coding sequence ATGACGGAGACGACCCGGCTGACCGGTTATGCACACGGGGGCGGTTGCGCCTGCAAGATCCCGCCGGGCGAGCTCGAGGACGCGGTCCGCGGGCTCACCGGTCAGGCGGCGCCCGGCGTGCTGGTCGGGCTCGACGACGGCGACGACGCTGCCGCGGTGCTGGTCCGCGACGACCTGGCCATCCTCTCCACCGCCGACTTCTTCACGCCGGTCGTCGACGACGCCTTCGACTGGGGCCGCATCGCGGCCGCCAACGCGCTCTCCGACGTCTACGCGATGGGCGGCCGGCCGGTGGTCGCGATCAACCTGGTCGGCTGGCCGCGCGGCGTGCTGCCGATGGAGCTGATGACCGAGGTGCTGCGCGGCGGCCTGACCGTCGCCGGCGAGGCCGGCTGCCCGGTGATCGGCGGCCACACGATCGACGACCCCGAACCCAAATACGGTATGGCGGTCACCGGTATCGCCGACCCGAATCGTCTGCTGCGCAACGACTCCGCAGAGGCCGGTCTGCCGATCACACTCACCAAGCCGATCGGCGTCGGGCTGCTCAACAACCGGCACAAGCAGACCGGCGAGGTGTCCGAGGCGGTGATCGCGACGATGACCGCGCTCAACCGCGAGGCGTCCGAGGCGGCGCTGGCGGCGGGTGCCACGGCGGCCACGGACGTGACCGGCTTCGGGTTGCTCGGCCATCTGCACAAGCTGCTGCGCGCCTCCGGCGTCAGTGCCGTGCTCGAACGCTCCGCCATACCCACGGTCGAGGGGGCGCGCGAAGCGTTGCGCGACGGCTATGTGTCCGGTGGCACCCGCCGCAACCTGGACTGGGTGCGGCCGCACCTGACACCGGCGGCGGACGTCACCGAGGACGACCTCCTGCTGCTGGCCGATGCGCAGACGTCCGGCGGCCTGCTGGTCGTCGGCGAGGTGCCCGGCTACCCGGTGATCGGCCGCACGGTCGCAGGCTCCGGCATCGAGATCGTCTGA
- the nrfD gene encoding NrfD/PsrC family molybdoenzyme membrane anchor subunit, translated as MTTSAFDQFRPPEPERRGRRLGKLRRKKRPGPGRTDGSAEMLMVPDVEFESYYGHNIVKPPPWEWPVAAYLFLGGVAGGSGLLGFGAQLTGRAVLRRNARLGAMAAASVGGVALIADLGRPERFYNMFRTLKLTSPMSIGSWILGAFSAGTGVAVANEVDRLLGNRLPLGPLRKVLRAVEAPAGAEAALFAGPLAVYTAVLLSDTANPTWNAAHRDLPFVFVSSASLASGGLAMVTTPTRETGPARALAVMGVIGDIAAMKYMERRMDPVAAEPLHHGTPGQLLRWSERLAVAGGLGALLGGRHRAVAAASGLALMTASAFTRFGVFEAGLHSAMDPRYTVEPQLHRLAERRAAGITDDSITTAAPHWPSHS; from the coding sequence GTGACGACCTCCGCCTTCGACCAGTTCCGACCGCCGGAGCCGGAGCGGCGCGGTCGGCGTTTGGGCAAGCTGCGCCGCAAGAAGCGCCCCGGCCCGGGCCGCACCGACGGCTCGGCCGAGATGCTGATGGTGCCGGACGTCGAGTTCGAGTCCTACTACGGCCACAACATCGTCAAGCCGCCGCCGTGGGAATGGCCGGTCGCGGCATACCTGTTTCTCGGTGGGGTGGCCGGCGGCTCCGGTCTGCTCGGCTTCGGCGCGCAGCTGACCGGTCGCGCCGTGCTGCGGCGCAACGCCCGGCTCGGCGCGATGGCCGCGGCGAGCGTGGGCGGCGTCGCGCTGATCGCCGACCTCGGCCGCCCGGAGCGGTTCTACAACATGTTCCGCACCCTGAAGCTCACCTCGCCGATGAGCATCGGGTCGTGGATCCTCGGTGCGTTCAGCGCCGGCACCGGGGTGGCCGTCGCCAACGAGGTCGACCGGCTGCTCGGCAACCGCCTGCCGCTCGGGCCGCTGCGCAAGGTGCTCCGGGCGGTCGAGGCGCCGGCCGGTGCCGAGGCGGCGCTCTTCGCCGGCCCGCTCGCGGTCTACACCGCGGTGCTGCTCTCCGACACCGCCAACCCGACCTGGAACGCCGCGCACCGCGACCTGCCGTTCGTCTTCGTCAGCTCGGCGAGCCTCGCCTCGGGCGGCCTGGCGATGGTGACCACGCCGACCCGCGAGACCGGCCCAGCCCGGGCGCTCGCGGTGATGGGCGTGATCGGCGACATCGCGGCGATGAAATACATGGAGCGCCGGATGGACCCGGTCGCCGCCGAACCCCTCCACCACGGCACGCCCGGCCAGCTACTCCGCTGGAGCGAGCGGCTCGCGGTCGCGGGCGGGCTGGGCGCGCTGCTCGGCGGACGGCACCGGGCGGTCGCGGCCGCCTCCGGGCTGGCGCTGATGACCGCGTCGGCGTTCACCCGCTTCGGGGTGTTCGAGGCCGGCCTGCACTCGGCCATGGACCCGCGCTACACCGTCGAGCCGCAGCTGCACCGGCTCGCCGAGCGCCGCGCCGCCGGCATCACCGACGACTCGATCACGACCGCCGCGCCGCACTGGCCCAGCCACTCCTGA
- a CDS encoding 4Fe-4S dicluster domain-containing protein: protein MSIDEHSLLGHQLHGPTDPAADAHWQVHKSRKGFFTDTSICIGCKACEVACKEWNRNPRDGDLELTGWSYDNTQALGASTWRHVAFIEQDRERIEEARESGRQLVSLGMPTVGPPAKTPEAATDSAIAAGADTSAPDTPEFRWLMASDVCKHCTHAGCLDVCPTGALFRTEFSTVVVQPDVCNGCGTCVAGCPFGVIQRRSDGTVEPTTGRGEQKGQQPEVEKKGIAQKCTLCYDRLLDDETPACAKTCPTTSIKYGDHTDLVDIARDRVAQLHEQGLTEARLYGANELDGVGGTGAMFLLLDEPQVYGLPPDPRVPTADLPVMAKRAGMAVAGMVTAAAIAFLGAR from the coding sequence TTGAGCATTGACGAGCACAGCCTCCTCGGCCACCAGCTCCATGGGCCGACCGATCCCGCGGCCGACGCGCACTGGCAGGTGCACAAGTCGCGCAAGGGTTTCTTCACCGACACCTCGATCTGCATCGGCTGCAAGGCGTGCGAGGTCGCGTGCAAGGAGTGGAACCGCAACCCGCGCGACGGTGACCTCGAGCTGACCGGCTGGTCCTACGACAACACCCAGGCGCTCGGCGCGAGCACGTGGCGGCACGTCGCCTTCATCGAGCAGGACCGCGAGCGCATCGAAGAGGCGCGTGAGTCCGGCCGGCAGCTGGTCAGTCTCGGCATGCCGACGGTGGGTCCGCCGGCGAAAACGCCTGAGGCTGCGACGGATTCGGCGATCGCGGCAGGGGCCGACACGAGTGCGCCGGACACCCCGGAGTTTCGGTGGCTGATGGCGTCCGACGTGTGCAAGCACTGCACGCACGCGGGCTGCCTCGACGTGTGCCCGACCGGTGCGCTCTTCCGCACCGAGTTCAGCACGGTCGTCGTGCAGCCGGATGTCTGCAACGGGTGCGGCACGTGCGTGGCGGGCTGCCCGTTCGGCGTCATCCAACGGCGCAGTGACGGCACCGTGGAGCCGACCACCGGCCGCGGCGAGCAGAAGGGCCAGCAGCCCGAGGTGGAGAAGAAGGGCATCGCCCAGAAGTGCACCCTCTGCTACGACCGGCTGCTCGACGACGAGACGCCGGCCTGCGCGAAGACCTGCCCGACGACGTCGATCAAGTACGGCGACCACACCGACCTGGTCGACATCGCGCGCGACCGCGTCGCGCAGTTGCACGAGCAGGGCCTGACCGAGGCGCGGCTCTACGGCGCCAACGAGCTCGACGGTGTCGGCGGCACCGGCGCGATGTTCCTGCTGCTCGACGAGCCGCAGGTCTACGGGCTGCCCCCGGACCCGCGGGTGCCGACGGCCGACCTGCCGGTGATGGCCAAGCGGGCCGGTATGGCGGTGGCCGGCATGGTCACTGCGGCCGCGATCGCATTCTTGGGGGCCCGGTGA
- the fdh gene encoding formate dehydrogenase → MGRFSMLEWPVLRQFRSGDYLGRGPAVESARTRNLTSRNETADRVVQSVCPYCAVGCGQRVYVKDEKVIQIEGDTDSPVSRGRLCPKGSASEQLVNAPGRQYQVLYRAPKSTEWQHLDRDTAIEMIAQRFVESRRNGWQERDDKGRLLRRTMGIASLGGATLDNEENYLIKKLFTAAGAIQIENQARIUHSATVPGLGASYGRGGATQSLQDMANADCIVLQGGNMAEAHPVGFQWVSEAKARGAKVIHVDPRFTRTSAVADKHIPIRVGSDVALLGALINYVLTHDLWFKEYVVAYTNAATIVSDEFRDTEDLGGLFSGFDPTTGKYDPSSWSYADAGGANVGGTGDEEGHNKSGTASGEMAGSGGAPLEHSGVQRDETLQDPRTVFQILKRHYARYTPEMVQEVCGIPADDFTYLAEAITENSGRDRTTCWGYATGWTQHTLGAQFIRTAAILQLLLGNVGRPGGGIMALRGHASIQGSTDIPTLFNLLPGYLPMPTVGLHDTLPEYLDAIASKKQKGFWADADRYFISLMKAYFGDAAQADNNWAYDYLPRLSGPHGTYQTTVGMLAGDVEGYFVLGQNPAVGSANGRMQRLAMSKLKWLVVRDLNLIESATWWKQSPEIDSGELRTEDIDTEVFFMPAATHVEKAGTFTQTQRMLQWRHQAIRPPGECQSDMDFFYQLGARIKELVADSTDEVDAPLQAVTWDYPLDEHGDPVPESVLQEINGYRTNEQGERELLSGYPELKADGSTSCGCWIYSGVFAGGENMSARRVPRGGPNPAQNEWGWAWPADRRILYNRASADPDGKPWSERKKYIWWDEEQGKWVGDDVPDFPVDRAPHSRPDPELGGPAALTGDDPFIMQADGKGWLYAPKGLVDGPLPVHYEAQESPVRNPLYVQQQNPARMIFAREDNLDAPSAGMAGVEVYPYVFTTYRLTEHHTAGGMSRWLPYLSELQPEMFCEVSPALAEERGLVNDGWATIVSPRAVIEAKVLVTDRMTPLTVAGKTVHQVGLPYHWGVGGTDAIVSGDAANDLIGITLDPNTQIQESKVGSCDVIAGRRPRGAEALALLSSYNERAGVTTETDNIRITDPEAELKDPAPKDDPNRDKEGWSQF, encoded by the coding sequence GTGGGACGTTTCAGCATGCTGGAGTGGCCGGTTCTGCGACAGTTCCGGTCCGGTGACTACCTCGGCCGCGGGCCGGCGGTGGAGTCCGCGCGCACCCGCAACCTGACCTCTCGCAACGAGACCGCCGACCGGGTCGTGCAGAGCGTCTGCCCCTACTGCGCCGTCGGCTGCGGGCAGCGGGTCTACGTCAAGGACGAGAAGGTCATCCAGATCGAGGGCGACACCGACTCGCCGGTCTCGCGCGGGCGGCTGTGCCCCAAGGGGTCGGCCAGCGAGCAGCTGGTCAACGCACCCGGCCGGCAGTACCAGGTGCTCTACCGTGCGCCGAAATCCACGGAGTGGCAGCACCTCGACCGCGACACCGCGATCGAGATGATCGCCCAGCGCTTCGTGGAGTCCCGCCGCAACGGCTGGCAGGAGCGCGACGACAAGGGCCGGCTGCTGCGCCGCACGATGGGCATCGCCTCGCTCGGCGGCGCCACGCTGGACAACGAAGAGAACTACCTGATCAAGAAGCTCTTCACCGCGGCCGGCGCCATACAGATCGAGAACCAGGCGCGCATTTGACACTCCGCCACGGTTCCCGGTCTGGGAGCCTCTTACGGGCGCGGCGGCGCCACCCAATCGCTGCAGGACATGGCCAACGCCGACTGCATCGTGCTGCAAGGCGGCAACATGGCCGAGGCACACCCGGTCGGATTCCAATGGGTCTCCGAGGCAAAAGCCCGTGGTGCCAAGGTGATTCACGTCGACCCGCGCTTCACGCGCACCTCGGCGGTCGCTGACAAGCACATCCCGATCCGGGTCGGTTCGGACGTCGCACTGCTCGGCGCGCTGATCAACTACGTGCTCACCCACGACCTGTGGTTCAAGGAGTACGTCGTCGCCTACACCAATGCGGCGACGATCGTCAGCGACGAGTTCCGCGACACCGAGGACCTCGGCGGCCTGTTCTCCGGCTTCGACCCCACCACCGGCAAGTACGACCCCAGCTCGTGGTCGTATGCCGATGCCGGCGGCGCCAACGTCGGTGGCACCGGTGACGAGGAGGGGCACAACAAGTCGGGCACCGCCTCCGGTGAGATGGCCGGTAGTGGTGGTGCGCCACTGGAGCACTCGGGTGTGCAGCGCGACGAGACCCTGCAGGACCCGCGCACGGTCTTCCAGATCCTGAAGCGGCACTACGCCCGCTACACCCCGGAGATGGTGCAGGAGGTCTGCGGCATCCCCGCCGACGACTTCACCTACCTCGCCGAGGCGATCACCGAGAACTCCGGCCGCGACCGCACCACCTGCTGGGGCTACGCGACCGGCTGGACCCAGCACACGCTCGGTGCGCAGTTCATCCGCACCGCGGCGATCCTGCAGTTGCTGCTCGGCAACGTCGGCCGTCCCGGCGGCGGCATCATGGCGCTGCGCGGACACGCCAGCATCCAGGGGTCGACCGACATCCCCACGCTGTTCAACCTGCTGCCCGGCTACCTGCCGATGCCGACGGTCGGACTGCACGACACGCTGCCGGAGTATCTCGACGCGATCGCGTCCAAGAAGCAGAAGGGCTTCTGGGCCGACGCCGACCGCTACTTCATCAGCCTGATGAAGGCCTACTTCGGGGACGCCGCGCAGGCCGACAACAACTGGGCCTACGACTACCTGCCGAGGTTGTCTGGGCCGCACGGCACCTACCAGACGACGGTCGGCATGCTCGCCGGCGACGTCGAGGGCTACTTCGTGCTCGGGCAGAACCCGGCCGTCGGGTCGGCGAACGGCCGCATGCAGCGGCTCGCGATGTCCAAGCTGAAGTGGCTGGTCGTGCGCGACCTCAACCTCATCGAGTCGGCGACCTGGTGGAAGCAGTCGCCGGAGATCGACTCCGGGGAGCTGCGCACCGAGGACATCGACACCGAGGTGTTCTTCATGCCCGCCGCGACCCACGTCGAGAAGGCCGGCACGTTCACCCAGACCCAGCGCATGCTGCAGTGGCGTCACCAGGCGATCCGTCCGCCGGGCGAGTGCCAGAGCGACATGGACTTCTTCTACCAGCTCGGCGCGCGGATCAAGGAATTGGTCGCCGACTCCACCGACGAGGTCGACGCGCCGCTGCAGGCGGTCACCTGGGACTACCCGCTCGACGAGCACGGTGACCCGGTGCCCGAGTCGGTGCTGCAGGAGATCAACGGCTATCGCACCAATGAGCAGGGCGAGCGCGAACTCCTCTCTGGTTACCCCGAATTGAAGGCCGACGGCTCGACGTCGTGCGGTTGCTGGATCTACAGCGGCGTGTTCGCCGGCGGGGAGAACATGTCCGCCCGGCGCGTGCCGCGCGGCGGCCCCAACCCGGCCCAGAACGAATGGGGCTGGGCGTGGCCGGCCGACCGGCGCATCCTCTACAACCGGGCGTCGGCCGACCCCGACGGCAAGCCATGGAGCGAGCGCAAGAAGTACATCTGGTGGGACGAGGAGCAGGGCAAATGGGTCGGCGACGACGTGCCCGACTTCCCGGTCGACCGGGCGCCGCACAGCCGCCCCGACCCCGAGCTCGGTGGGCCGGCGGCCCTCACCGGTGACGACCCGTTCATCATGCAGGCCGACGGCAAGGGCTGGCTCTACGCACCCAAGGGCCTGGTCGACGGGCCGCTGCCGGTGCACTACGAGGCGCAGGAGTCCCCGGTCCGCAACCCGCTCTACGTGCAGCAGCAGAACCCGGCGCGCATGATCTTCGCGCGCGAGGACAACCTGGACGCACCGAGCGCGGGTATGGCGGGGGTCGAGGTCTATCCCTACGTCTTCACCACCTACCGGCTGACCGAGCACCACACCGCAGGCGGGATGAGCCGCTGGCTGCCCTACCTGTCCGAGCTGCAGCCGGAGATGTTCTGCGAGGTGTCGCCGGCGCTCGCGGAGGAGCGTGGTCTGGTCAACGACGGCTGGGCGACGATCGTGTCGCCGCGCGCGGTCATCGAGGCCAAGGTGCTGGTGACCGACCGCATGACGCCGCTCACCGTGGCCGGCAAGACCGTCCACCAGGTCGGCCTGCCCTACCACTGGGGCGTCGGCGGCACCGATGCGATCGTCAGCGGCGACGCCGCCAACGACCTCATCGGCATCACGCTCGACCCCAACACGCAGATCCAGGAGTCCAAGGTCGGCTCGTGCGACGTGATCGCCGGTCGCCGGCCACGGGGCGCCGAGGCGCTCGCGCTGCTCTCGTCATACAACGAGCGCGCGGGGGTCACCACCGAGACCGACAACATCCGGATCACCGATCCGGAGGCGGAGCTGAAAGACCCTGCGCCTAAAGACGATCCGAACCGTGACAAGGAAGGCTGGAGCCAGTTTTGA
- a CDS encoding Na+/H+ antiporter: MIGLELLVAVAAVVLVGTVIGRRLHISPPVVLLACGVLIGLLPTIGDVQLPPDVVLLIFLPALLFWESLTISLQQVRQNYRGIALAGTVLVVLSAGAVALVAHAFGLPWGPAWILGAAVAPTDATAVAVLGRLLPFRRMTALRAESLVNDGTALVLYSVAVTATVSTRPGALSIAGQFVASYVVGIAVGLAVAYAGFVLRRTLADPLLGNTATVLVPFVAYLVAEELHGSGVLAVVAAGIVLGQAAPRIGRSATRHQSETFWTLVTFWLNAALFVLVGVRLPSVVDGLSSNRVGHALLIVLAVVAVLLVVRIAFVFASSWLIAAADRRRHGEGQLASGRYRLVSGLAGFRGAISLAIALSVPEFTDAGAPLPYRDTVIFVTAGVIVVTLAQGLILPRVVRWAGFAPDTGLSKQRRLAETAAEEAALDALPQFVDEQHIDPAVGEQVRLEIEQHLLHLTEPDTEGPLTGRQEYLRLRLALIGTKRATILRLRDERTIDDTVLRTIQSTLDLEELRLRAYDAHG, translated from the coding sequence ATGATCGGCCTCGAGCTGCTGGTCGCGGTGGCGGCGGTCGTGCTCGTCGGCACCGTGATCGGCCGCCGCCTGCACATCTCGCCACCGGTCGTGCTGCTCGCCTGCGGCGTGCTCATCGGGCTGCTGCCGACGATCGGCGACGTCCAGCTGCCGCCGGACGTGGTGCTGCTGATCTTCCTGCCGGCGCTGCTCTTCTGGGAGAGTCTCACGATCTCGCTGCAACAGGTGCGGCAGAACTACCGCGGGATCGCGCTGGCCGGCACCGTCCTCGTCGTGCTGTCGGCAGGCGCAGTCGCGCTGGTGGCGCACGCCTTCGGGCTGCCGTGGGGCCCGGCCTGGATCCTCGGCGCGGCCGTCGCCCCGACCGACGCGACCGCCGTCGCGGTGCTCGGCCGCCTCCTGCCCTTCCGCCGTATGACGGCGCTGCGCGCGGAGAGCCTGGTCAACGACGGCACGGCACTCGTCCTCTATTCGGTCGCGGTCACCGCGACCGTCAGCACCCGGCCCGGCGCGCTGAGCATCGCCGGCCAGTTCGTCGCGAGCTACGTCGTCGGCATCGCCGTCGGCCTCGCGGTGGCCTATGCCGGGTTCGTGCTGCGGCGCACGCTCGCCGATCCGCTGCTCGGCAACACCGCGACCGTGCTCGTGCCGTTCGTGGCCTACCTGGTCGCCGAGGAGTTGCACGGGTCGGGCGTGCTCGCGGTCGTCGCCGCCGGCATCGTGCTCGGCCAGGCCGCCCCGCGGATCGGGCGCTCGGCGACCAGACACCAGTCGGAGACGTTCTGGACGCTGGTGACCTTCTGGCTCAACGCCGCGCTGTTCGTGCTGGTCGGGGTGCGGCTGCCGTCGGTCGTCGACGGCCTGTCGAGCAACCGGGTCGGCCACGCGCTGCTGATCGTGCTCGCGGTCGTGGCGGTGCTGCTCGTCGTCCGCATCGCCTTCGTCTTCGCCTCGTCGTGGCTGATCGCCGCGGCCGACCGGCGCCGGCACGGCGAGGGGCAGCTCGCGAGCGGCCGCTACCGCCTGGTCAGCGGCCTCGCCGGCTTCCGGGGCGCGATCAGCCTGGCGATCGCCCTGTCGGTGCCCGAGTTCACCGACGCCGGAGCGCCGTTGCCCTACCGCGACACCGTCATCTTCGTCACCGCCGGCGTCATCGTGGTCACGCTCGCGCAGGGGCTGATCCTGCCGCGGGTGGTGCGCTGGGCCGGCTTCGCGCCGGACACCGGACTGAGCAAACAACGCCGCCTCGCCGAGACCGCCGCCGAGGAGGCTGCGCTCGACGCGCTGCCGCAGTTCGTCGACGAACAGCACATCGACCCGGCCGTCGGCGAGCAGGTGCGCCTCGAGATCGAGCAGCACCTGCTGCACCTGACCGAACCCGACACCGAGGGACCGCTCACCGGCCGGCAGGAATATCTGCGGCTGCGGCTCGCGCTCATCGGCACCAAGCGGGCCACCATCCTGCGCCTGCGCGACGAGCGCACCATCGACGACACCGTGCTGCGCACCATCCAGTCGACGCTGGACCTCGAGGAGCTGCGACTCCGGGCGTACGACGCGCACGGCTGA
- a CDS encoding pyridoxal-phosphate dependent enzyme has product MSTPIIDLTELFGLSGRGDAPGRLLGKLETANHTGSVKDRPVERMLRDPRVAGAHTLVEATGGNTGISLAVAGSMLGKRVIVTMSRKMSPGKVRQMEEAGAEVILCPLVGLDSPANFINVARQLGEAEGHWYVDQFNNPANVEAHYETTGPELLEQVRDLDAFVAGAGTGGTLTGAGRALKERNPGIDVVLADPAGSTLGPHLRGEETEPAPYLVEGIGGDFLPPLLDFGVLDTAYQVDDAEAAAHLRTLAAAAIDVGSSSGTTVGAALAYLRDHPGATVCALLADSGDRYAETWRNQAWLTDHGL; this is encoded by the coding sequence GTGAGCACACCGATCATCGACCTGACCGAACTGTTCGGGCTGTCCGGGCGCGGCGACGCACCCGGACGGCTGCTCGGCAAACTCGAGACCGCCAACCACACCGGCTCGGTGAAGGACCGCCCGGTCGAGCGCATGCTGCGCGACCCGCGCGTGGCCGGCGCGCACACTCTGGTGGAGGCGACCGGCGGCAACACCGGCATCTCGCTCGCGGTCGCCGGTAGCATGCTAGGCAAGCGGGTCATCGTCACGATGAGCCGCAAGATGAGCCCGGGCAAGGTGCGCCAGATGGAGGAGGCCGGCGCCGAGGTGATCCTCTGCCCGCTGGTCGGGCTGGACTCGCCGGCCAACTTCATCAACGTCGCCCGGCAGCTCGGCGAGGCCGAAGGGCATTGGTACGTCGATCAATTCAACAATCCGGCCAACGTCGAGGCGCACTACGAGACGACCGGGCCGGAGCTGCTCGAGCAGGTCCGTGACCTCGACGCCTTCGTCGCCGGTGCCGGCACCGGCGGCACGCTCACCGGAGCCGGCCGGGCGCTCAAGGAGCGCAACCCCGGCATCGACGTGGTGCTCGCCGACCCCGCGGGCAGCACGCTCGGCCCCCACCTGCGCGGTGAGGAGACGGAGCCTGCGCCATACCTGGTGGAAGGCATCGGCGGCGACTTCCTGCCGCCGCTGCTCGACTTCGGCGTGCTCGACACGGCCTACCAGGTCGACGACGCCGAGGCCGCCGCGCACCTGCGCACCCTCGCCGCGGCCGCCATCGACGTCGGCAGTTCGTCGGGCACGACGGTCGGTGCGGCACTCGCCTACCTGCGGGACCACCCGGGCGCCACGGTCTGCGCGCTGCTCGCCGACTCCGGCGACCGCTACGCCGAGACCTGGCGCAACCAGGCCTGGCTGACCGACCACGGGCTGTAG
- a CDS encoding LLM class flavin-dependent oxidoreductase has product MKAFGFLSFGHYGAVPGSQTPDAASALKQAVDLSVAADEIGVNGAYFRVHHFERQQSSPVPLLSAIAARTQRIEAGTGVIDMRYENPLQLAEELASLDLLSDQRIAIGISRGSPETALRGYEAFGYTGTKDPRGADIARDKFATFLDAISGEGMVDADPQRTRPGTRLVVQPQAPGLRDRIWWGSATRETAEWTGKLGLNLMSSTLLTEANGASFADLQNEQIDRFRQAYAAAGHTGSPRVSVSRSIFPIMDERDAAYFGGREDVDQVGIIDGYRSTFGKTYADEPDKLIEQLRQDPAVMSADTLMLTIPNQLGVDCNLHVLQAFAEHVAPALGWRPNTDGPVQGERVDSLR; this is encoded by the coding sequence GTGAAGGCTTTCGGATTCTTGAGTTTCGGGCACTACGGCGCAGTCCCCGGATCGCAGACACCTGACGCGGCGAGCGCCCTCAAGCAGGCGGTGGACCTGTCGGTCGCCGCCGACGAGATCGGCGTCAACGGCGCCTACTTCCGGGTGCACCACTTCGAGCGCCAGCAGTCGTCGCCGGTCCCGCTCCTCTCGGCGATCGCCGCCCGCACCCAGCGCATCGAGGCCGGCACCGGCGTGATCGACATGCGCTACGAGAACCCGCTGCAACTGGCCGAGGAGCTTGCCTCGCTCGATCTGCTCAGTGATCAGCGCATCGCGATCGGCATCTCCCGCGGCTCGCCCGAGACGGCCCTGCGTGGCTACGAGGCGTTCGGCTACACCGGCACGAAGGACCCCCGCGGCGCCGACATCGCGCGCGACAAGTTTGCGACCTTCCTCGACGCGATCAGCGGCGAAGGGATGGTCGACGCGGACCCGCAGCGCACCCGCCCGGGCACCCGGCTCGTCGTCCAGCCGCAGGCGCCGGGACTGCGCGACCGCATCTGGTGGGGATCTGCGACCCGCGAAACCGCAGAGTGGACAGGCAAACTCGGACTCAACCTGATGTCGTCCACCCTGCTCACCGAGGCCAACGGCGCGTCGTTCGCCGACCTGCAGAACGAACAGATCGACCGCTTCCGGCAGGCGTATGCCGCGGCCGGTCACACCGGGTCGCCGCGCGTCTCGGTGTCGCGCAGCATCTTCCCGATCATGGACGAGCGCGACGCGGCCTACTTCGGCGGCCGGGAGGACGTCGACCAGGTCGGCATCATCGACGGCTACCGGTCGACCTTCGGCAAGACCTACGCCGACGAACCCGACAAGCTGATCGAGCAGCTGCGGCAGGACCCGGCGGTGATGTCCGCCGACACGCTGATGCTCACCATCCCCAACCAGCTCGGGGTCGACTGCAACCTGCACGTGCTGCAGGCCTTCGCCGAACACGTCGCACCGGCCCTCGGCTGGCGACCCAACACCGACGGTCCGGTGCAGGGGGAGCGGGTCGATAGTCTGCGCTGA
- a CDS encoding ABC transporter permease, giving the protein MTAATAQSRAQRRQRDNLTRRPSVASTAATSLTLAARGLLKIRHNPFRLFDVVALPIVSTAMFAGIFGGAIAGSVSNYLPNLVPGVLVQVAVTAAVNTGVQLCEDVDQGVFDRFRSMPIARIAPLIGALTADVVRYIVAAAMVVLVGTLMGYTPHSWPGLLLGCLLVIYTAFALSWVFAFLGVRMPSAPAVQGASMFVLMPMTFISNALVPTTNMPSWIKWLADINPVSHLVTAVRQLANQGSVGMDIIWSLVGATLIMLVMAPIAVRAYIRKA; this is encoded by the coding sequence ATGACCGCGGCGACTGCCCAGTCACGGGCACAACGTCGACAGCGGGACAACCTGACCCGTCGGCCCAGTGTCGCAAGCACCGCGGCGACGTCGTTGACGTTGGCTGCGCGCGGCCTGCTGAAGATCCGGCACAACCCGTTCCGGTTGTTCGACGTCGTCGCTCTGCCAATCGTCTCGACCGCGATGTTCGCGGGGATCTTCGGCGGTGCGATCGCCGGCAGCGTCAGCAACTACCTGCCCAACTTGGTGCCGGGCGTGCTGGTGCAGGTTGCGGTGACCGCGGCCGTCAACACCGGCGTGCAACTGTGTGAGGACGTCGACCAGGGAGTGTTCGACCGGTTCCGGTCGATGCCGATCGCCCGCATCGCGCCGTTGATCGGTGCACTGACCGCCGACGTCGTGCGCTACATCGTCGCCGCGGCGATGGTCGTCCTCGTCGGCACTCTGATGGGTTACACGCCGCACAGTTGGCCGGGGCTGCTGCTGGGTTGCTTGCTGGTGATCTACACCGCGTTCGCGCTGAGCTGGGTGTTTGCCTTCCTCGGGGTCCGAATGCCGAGTGCGCCTGCGGTGCAAGGCGCTTCGATGTTCGTGCTGATGCCGATGACGTTCATCTCGAACGCGCTGGTGCCGACGACCAACATGCCGTCCTGGATCAAGTGGCTGGCCGACATCAACCCGGTGTCGCACCTGGTGACCGCCGTGCGGCAACTGGCCAACCAGGGGTCGGTGGGCATGGACATCATCTGGTCGCTCGTCGGGGCCACGCTGATCATGCTCGTCATGGCACCGATCGCGGTGCGCGCCTACATCCGGAAGGCGTGA